The Planktothrix serta PCC 8927 genome contains the following window.
TAATAAAAATTTTGTAAATCTTCTATTTTCCAAAAAACGACAGCATTAATTTTAAGGGTGATTTGATCTTTCGTAATCACTTCTTGGGGATCAATATCTAATAAACGTTCCCGGTTTGTATCATAATAAACAATTTTTTCGACCACAGGCACAATAAATTGCAGACCGGGCTTTAGGGTGCGTTTATATTTACCTAATTGTTCAACAATGGCTTGATCACTGGTACTAATCACTTTAACTGAGGAATTCAGTGTAAATCCAATGATTATGGGAAATAAAATACCCAGAAGATACTGAAACATGATTTTAAAAAATTAGAATTGATAATAGGGAATAGGGAATAGGGAACAGGGAACAGGGAACAGGGAATAGGGAACAGGGAACAGGGAACAGGGAACAGGGAATAGGGAATAGGGAATAGGGAATAGGGAATAGGGAACAGTCGGGAATTTAACGACTTTTACAGTTTTTTCCATATTAGCATTATTTTAAGCAAAGATATCTATAAATCCCCCCGATTTCAGGGGGATTTATTAAAGGTTAGGTTGAGGATTTAATCACACCGCAATGTCCGGCGATATCTCCAAGGGGTTCAAACCGTCCTCCTAAATATTTAGCCAAAAATTCTTCAGCAATGGCATAAAAATGCAACCGGTTTTCAGGACGGGCAAAACCGTGACCTTCATCGGTATATAAGACATATTCCACAGGTTTTCCCGCTTGTTTCATCGCCTCAAAAATCTGCTCACTTTCCGCCTGTTTAACACGGGGATCATTAGCTCCTTGACCAATTAATAAAGGTTTTTGAATCCGATCAACAAAAAATAAAGGCGATCGCGCTTTTAAAAAGTCCGCTTCCGTGTCTAAATTCCCCACCCGATGATAGAAATTCTTGCGAATGGGTTCCCAATAGGGCGGAATACTTTGCATCAATGTTATAATATTACTCGGCCCCACAATATCCACCCCACAGGCAAAAACTTCGGGAGTAAATGTTAACCCCACTAAGGTTGCATAACCCCCATAAGACCCGCCCATAATAGCGATTTTATCCGGCTGAGAAATGCCCTTTTCAACTAACCAATTCACCCCATCGATCAGATCATCGTGCATTTTTCCGGCCCATTCTCGGTTCCCTGCATTCACAAAAGCTTTCCCATAACCCGTAGATCCTCGGAAATTCACCTGTAAGACCGCATAACCCCGGTTGGCTAACCATTGGGCTTGGGAGTCATAACCCCAGGTATCACGCCCCCAGGGGCCACCATGCACTAACATCACCGTCGGGGCGGGAAGTTCAACACCAACGGGTTTAGTTAAATAACCATGAATAGTTAACCCATCTTTTGCAGTATAAGAAATGGGTTCCATTGAGGCTAAAGGTAAGCCTTCTAATTTGGGTTTATTACTGAATAAAAAGCTGTGGGTTTTTGTTGGGCGATCGTAAACATAATAATAAACCGGGCCGTCATCGGTGACAAAACTAATTAACCATTTTTCATCCGATAATGTCCGACTAATGCCAAATTCCCCCGGACGAATTTGTTTGATCGCCTCAATATCTGCCTGAATACTAGAGTCAAGAATCTGCCATTCTTCTTTATCTTTATAGAAAGAAACAGCCTCAATATTTCGGGTTGTAGGATGGGCTAATAATCCGCCAATATCATATTGAGGATCTTCGGCAATTACTGTTTCTTGACGAGTCGATAAATCTAAGGCAATTAATCGTTCGGCATTGGCATCATGGTTGCCTAGCATATACAAAATTTTGCCATCATTAGAAAAGAAAGCCGCCCCTCCTTCTTCATCCGGCCCCCAATGACGCAGAGTTTCCCAAGGATGTTCGGTTGTTTCTCGATATAATAAATCAAACCCTCCATCTTCGGTACTAGAACTCGCTGCCCGAATTTTAAACTCTGCATCGGCTGTCCAACCTAAAATATTACCGGGATTTTCCGTATGAAAATCAACAGCCCCATTCTTTAAATTCACCTGATAAACATCAAAAACTTGGGGATCTCTGAGGTTCATTCCCACTAAAATTTGATCAGGGAATTTGTGATCTAAATTAACGACTTGCGCCCGAACGCCTTGAAAAGGGGTTAAGTCGCGGACAATATTGGTTTGAACATCAACTAAATACAAATGCCAATTTTCATCCCCATCGGAGTCCTGAATATACATCAGTTGATCTGGGTTATATGTCCAGAAAAAAAATCGAATTCCCCGTTTTGGATCACGGGTTAAGGGATGAGTTTCTTCCTGTCCAACGGTTTTTAACCAAACCTGTAAAATATTGTTATCATCTGGGGCAATATAGGCCAAATATTTGCCCTCTGGTGACAAACTCGGACTCGTGCGTTCCGGGTTGCCAAACAGCAAATCACGAGGAATTAAAGGCGGAAGTTCAGTTGCAGTTGTCATACTTTATGTCTTCAAAACTTAACTTTCTCTATTGTGACATTTTCCCTTGATTTTGTTGAGAACAGGTTGACCGGGACTGGCAAATATTAAAGGACTTACGCACAGATAACGTAATTGTGTGATTGCGAAGGTCGTGAAGCAATTTCAAAGCCTTGTCACACCGTTATAATGCGTAAGTCCTGTACCAAATGAACTGGGATTAAAATTACCTTGTTATATCGAAGCCCATCTTCATATTGTTTACAGGCATTTATTTTGGCAGAGATGCTGTCGGAATTTTCACAACAGGCTTAGGCATTTCAATCATTGTTTGTCCGAAATTCAGGTTGCGTTCAGGAACTGCTGACATCTGGATATTTTCTTGTTTAAAACGTTCCTGAATCATCTGAATCACTTCTTCATGAACTCCCCAAAAATCATCTATTTTAGTCCAACCACTTACACCAATGGAAAAATAGTAATCTTCAACTGACCAGAGAAATTTGCCTGGTTTGGGATCTTCAAGAATTTTCGGGTGTGATTCAATAATTTCCACCAATAATTTTTGCACTTTTGCTAAGTCCTCTTTAAAGCTAATCCGCAACCAAATCGCTACTTTACGGATTTCCCCATCAGTCAGATTTTCTATCATCCCACCCCAAACACTATTATTGGGAATAACATACATCTGACCTCCGAAACCTTTAATTTTAGTGCTGGCTAAAGAGATAGAATCAACATAACCCCAAATACCACCAAGTTTGACTTCATCA
Protein-coding sequences here:
- a CDS encoding S9 family peptidase, with protein sequence MTTATELPPLIPRDLLFGNPERTSPSLSPEGKYLAYIAPDDNNILQVWLKTVGQEETHPLTRDPKRGIRFFFWTYNPDQLMYIQDSDGDENWHLYLVDVQTNIVRDLTPFQGVRAQVVNLDHKFPDQILVGMNLRDPQVFDVYQVNLKNGAVDFHTENPGNILGWTADAEFKIRAASSSTEDGGFDLLYRETTEHPWETLRHWGPDEEGGAAFFSNDGKILYMLGNHDANAERLIALDLSTRQETVIAEDPQYDIGGLLAHPTTRNIEAVSFYKDKEEWQILDSSIQADIEAIKQIRPGEFGISRTLSDEKWLISFVTDDGPVYYYVYDRPTKTHSFLFSNKPKLEGLPLASMEPISYTAKDGLTIHGYLTKPVGVELPAPTVMLVHGGPWGRDTWGYDSQAQWLANRGYAVLQVNFRGSTGYGKAFVNAGNREWAGKMHDDLIDGVNWLVEKGISQPDKIAIMGGSYGGYATLVGLTFTPEVFACGVDIVGPSNIITLMQSIPPYWEPIRKNFYHRVGNLDTEADFLKARSPLFFVDRIQKPLLIGQGANDPRVKQAESEQIFEAMKQAGKPVEYVLYTDEGHGFARPENRLHFYAIAEEFLAKYLGGRFEPLGDIAGHCGVIKSST